A genomic segment from Sorangium aterium encodes:
- a CDS encoding LON peptidase substrate-binding domain-containing protein, with amino-acid sequence MDTTPPRPGDLSAALPELPLFPLPQTVLFPGALLPLHIFEPRYRALVRDALETHRILSVVLITDPRAIDAHGHPAIAGVAGAGEIIDHAELPGGRYNILLRGRARVRLAERPFVPPYRTAAATVLEDEPGEVSAQDHAALISTAASFAALVRDRDSNFEFRLPRDAATSLVADLCAHHLILDARERQTVLETLDVVARVRRVTEALALQQLALASAARDVN; translated from the coding sequence GTGGATACGACGCCTCCGCGCCCGGGCGACCTCAGTGCGGCATTGCCAGAGCTGCCGCTGTTCCCGCTGCCGCAGACGGTGCTCTTCCCCGGCGCCCTGCTGCCGCTCCACATCTTCGAGCCGCGCTACCGGGCGCTCGTGCGCGACGCCCTCGAGACGCACCGCATCCTCTCGGTCGTCCTCATCACGGACCCCCGGGCGATCGACGCGCACGGCCACCCGGCCATCGCGGGGGTGGCCGGCGCCGGCGAGATCATCGATCACGCCGAGCTGCCCGGGGGCCGCTACAACATCCTGCTCCGGGGCCGCGCCCGCGTCCGCCTGGCGGAGCGGCCGTTCGTGCCGCCGTACCGCACGGCCGCGGCGACGGTCCTCGAGGACGAGCCCGGGGAGGTCTCGGCCCAGGATCACGCCGCGCTCATCTCCACCGCGGCCTCGTTCGCGGCGCTCGTCCGGGATCGGGACAGCAATTTCGAGTTTCGGCTGCCGCGCGACGCGGCCACGTCGCTCGTCGCGGATCTCTGCGCCCACCACCTCATCCTCGACGCGCGGGAGCGGCAGACGGTGCTGGAGACGCTCGACGTCGTCGCGCGGGTGCGCCGCGTGACCGAGGCGCTCGCGCTCCAGCAGCTCGCGCTCGCCTCGGCGGCGCGCGACGTCAACTGA
- a CDS encoding SDR family NAD(P)-dependent oxidoreductase: protein MTDVAVVTGPSRGIGRATALALARRGLSIALLGPPSPRLDDVTDEVRRLDVAALPVPCDVASEEQVARASAEVVAWLGAPRVVVNNAGIVRRGAKVHESAPAAWDEVMAVNLRGPFLISRAFLPAMLKQRHGRLVHVGSISSTIASPGNASYAASKWGLVGFSKSLAEELRGTGLQSIAVLPGSVDTDMLVGSGFPPQMSADDVARLIVYAALDAPDAVTGSAIEMFG from the coding sequence GTGACCGACGTCGCGGTCGTCACCGGACCGAGCCGCGGGATCGGCCGGGCGACGGCGCTCGCGCTCGCGCGCCGCGGCCTCTCCATCGCGCTGCTCGGCCCTCCGAGCCCGCGCCTCGACGACGTCACCGACGAGGTCCGCCGCCTCGACGTCGCCGCGCTCCCGGTCCCCTGCGACGTCGCCTCCGAGGAGCAGGTGGCGCGCGCCTCCGCCGAGGTGGTGGCGTGGCTCGGCGCGCCCCGCGTCGTCGTGAACAACGCCGGCATCGTGCGCCGCGGCGCGAAGGTCCACGAGAGCGCGCCCGCCGCCTGGGACGAGGTGATGGCCGTCAACCTCCGCGGCCCCTTCCTCATCTCGCGCGCGTTCCTCCCGGCCATGCTGAAGCAGCGGCACGGCCGCCTCGTCCACGTCGGCAGCATCTCCTCGACCATCGCGTCCCCCGGCAACGCGTCGTACGCGGCGTCCAAGTGGGGACTCGTCGGCTTCTCGAAGAGCCTGGCCGAAGAGCTGCGCGGGACGGGGCTCCAGTCCATCGCCGTGCTCCCCGGCTCGGTCGACACCGACATGCTCGTCGGGAGCGGGTTCCCCCCGCAGATGAGCGCCGACGACGTGGCGCGGCTCATCGTGTACGCCGCGCTCGACGCCCCCGACGCCGTCACCGGCTCGGCGATCGAGATGTTCGGCTGA
- the folE gene encoding GTP cyclohydrolase I → MIDRKRAAWAIEEFLRALGRDVEGDLAGTGERVADAWADDLIEGEAIDAAAVLREGAMETGPFERGLVVARELAVTTMCPHHLLPGHGAGTIVYLPGARVAGIGTLAHVLDALARRLTLQERIGGQLVELLVRELGARGALCKLTLTHTCLIARGERKAGALIETVAVAGVFAEPGPERDLALAALSGGRA, encoded by the coding sequence GTGATCGATCGGAAGAGAGCGGCGTGGGCGATCGAGGAGTTCCTCCGCGCCCTCGGGCGCGACGTCGAGGGGGACCTCGCGGGCACGGGCGAGCGGGTCGCCGACGCGTGGGCCGACGACCTGATCGAAGGCGAGGCCATCGACGCGGCCGCGGTGCTCCGCGAGGGCGCCATGGAGACAGGCCCCTTCGAGCGCGGCCTCGTCGTCGCGCGCGAGCTCGCCGTGACGACGATGTGCCCGCACCACCTGCTGCCGGGGCACGGCGCCGGCACCATCGTCTACCTGCCGGGCGCGCGGGTCGCCGGCATCGGCACGCTCGCGCACGTCCTCGACGCGCTCGCGCGGCGGCTGACCCTGCAGGAGCGCATCGGCGGGCAGCTCGTCGAGCTCCTCGTCCGCGAGCTCGGCGCGCGCGGCGCGCTGTGCAAGCTCACGCTGACGCACACGTGCCTCATCGCCCGCGGCGAGCGCAAAGCGGGCGCCCTCATCGAGACCGTCGCCGTCGCCGGCGTGTTCGCCGAGCCAGGCCCCGAGCGCGATCTCGCCCTGGCCGCGCTCTCCGGGGGGAGGGCGTGA
- a CDS encoding DUF2203 domain-containing protein: MSTSRIWTIEEANALVPRLSSMIGRQLALATDIERCWQELVQAVQSPAATPDQLIELARSGSEQARARERELSEKIASYESGWQEVEELGVVVKDQRIGLCDFYGRLDGALVWLCWRYGEPAVEHYHGLEAGYAGRKPITAERRRQLLN; the protein is encoded by the coding sequence GTGAGCACTTCCCGCATCTGGACCATCGAAGAAGCGAACGCGCTCGTCCCGCGGCTCTCGTCGATGATCGGCCGGCAGCTCGCCCTGGCGACCGATATCGAGCGCTGCTGGCAGGAGCTCGTGCAGGCCGTGCAGAGCCCGGCGGCGACGCCCGATCAGCTCATCGAGCTGGCGCGCAGCGGCAGCGAGCAGGCGCGGGCCCGCGAGCGCGAGCTCTCCGAGAAGATCGCCTCGTACGAGTCCGGGTGGCAGGAGGTCGAAGAGCTCGGGGTCGTCGTGAAGGACCAGCGGATCGGCCTCTGCGACTTCTACGGGCGCCTCGACGGCGCCCTCGTCTGGCTCTGCTGGCGCTACGGGGAGCCGGCCGTGGAGCACTACCACGGGCTCGAGGCCGGCTACGCCGGGCGCAAACCGATCACCGCCGAGAGGCGCCGGCAGCTGCTCAACTGA